The nucleotide window GTCCACGTCCGGGAACGTCTCGCGGAGCCGGCGGCCGACCCCGGTGATCGTCCCGCCGGTGCCGACGCCACAGACGAGCGCGTCCGGCGTCCGGCCGTCCAACTGGTCGAGAATCTCCGGTCCCGTGGTCTCGTAGTGGGCGCCCGGGTTCGCGGGGTTGTCGAACTGGCTGAGCTGGACCATCCCCTGGGCGACCAGCTCGTCGGCGCGTTCGCGGGCCGCGGTGATGTCGCCGTCGACGAGCTCGACGGTGGCGCCGTACGCCCGCAGGAGGCGTCGTCGCTCCGGGCTCTTCGACGCCGGCATCACGATGGTCGCGTCGTACCCCTTCGCCGCCGCGGCGACGGCGATTCCGACGCCGGTGTTGCCGGAGGAGGGCTCGACGAGTTCGTCGCCCGGCTCCAGTTCGCCGGCGTCCTCGGCGGCTGCCACCATCGCGCTGGCCGGGCGGTCCTTCGCCGACCCCCCCGGGTTGCGCGACTCCAGTTTCGCGGCGACGGTCCCCCCGTCCGGCCCGCTCACCCTGACGAGCGGCGAGCCGATCGTCTCCAGCACGGAGTCGTCCATACCGAGGGTATGGCGGGCGGAGGTTTGAACCCGTCCCGACTCCGGCAACGGCTCTGGTGTCGCGGTCGCACGGCCGCAGTGTCAGCCGAACAACCGGTCGCGCAGCGAGCGGTCCGTCGGCCGCTCGGCGAGGACGACAGAGCAGTCCAGTTTCGACGCCACGTCGACGGTGGAGTCGCCGACGAGCCGGGAGACGAGCCCCCGCTCGGTCGCGCCCAGGATCACCATCGAGCAGTTGGCGGCCGCCCGTTGGATGGCCGCCTCCGTGTCGCCCGTCTCCACCCGGAGGTTCACGTCCGTCAGGCCGTGTTCTCGCGCCCAGTCGTCCAAGAACTCGACGCCTCTGTCCTCGTCGTCCGTGACGTGGAGGAGCGTGATCTCGGCGTCGTACTCCGACCGGAGGATCGACGCGAGCTCCGCAGACAGGTCCGACTCCGGTCCCCCGGCGGTCGGGAGGAGCACGTGTTCGGGGTCGAACCCGCGGTCACGCAGGGCGAGGAAGTCACAGGGCAGCCCCGAGCCGAGCTCGGAGACGCGCGACTCCAGGCGTCCGCTGTCGCGGACCGTCGGGTCCCACCCCATCACGACGAGGTCCGCCTCGTGGGTGTTGGCGGCGTCGAAGATCTCCTCGTACCCGCGGTGGGAGACGACGGTGTGAGTGTCGATCCCCACGCCGAACGTCTCGGCGTCTGCGTGCGCCTGGTCCAACACCTCGTGGTAGTCCTCCTCGAACTCCTCCAAGTGGTCTTTGGCGTACTGGAGTGAGGTCTGGTCCGGGACGGTGATGACGTGGACGGCGTCGACGGTGCCGCCACCCTGGCGGGCGGCCGCCGCCGCGAACGTGACGAGGTCCGTCTCCGTCTCCGGGTTCGACAACGGCACCATCACGCGGTACTGGCCGCCGTCCGGCTGGACGGTCGTCGCCGCGGACACGACGGGGTCCGGGAGGTCGTCTTCGCGTTCCAGGATGTACTCCGACAACACCCCCTCGGCGGTGGTGCGCGACCGGGCGTACAGGACGTACCACAGCACCGCCGCGACGACGAGCCCGCCCCCGAGCAGCCGGATAGTCGGGGAGATGTACGCGATCAGCGCGAACGACAGCAGTGTCCCGAGCACCGGCACCGCGGGGTACAACGGGACGGTGTACTCCGGCTCGTACTCCGGCACCTCCGCCTCCCGCATCACGATCAGGGCGACGTTGAGCAGCCCGTAGATCACCAGGTGGAGGAAGCTCCCCAGCGAGGCGAGCTGGTTCACCTCACCGAGGAGGATGAACAGGAGGATCAGCGCCCCCGTGATCCCGATGGCGCGGTACGGCGTCCCGAACCGGGGGTGGACGCGGTTGATCTCCGGCGAGAGGATCTCGTCGCGCCCCATGGCGAAGTTGATCCGCGAGGACGCCAGGATCGAGGCGTTCGCGGAGGAGGCGGTCGCCAACAGCCCGCCGGCCAACATTGCGACGGCGCCGACTGGGCCGAGCAGCCGGCGAGCTACCTCCACGACGGTGATGTTGCCCGCCATCTCCTGTTGTGCGATGAACCCCTGTTCGACCGCGGCAGCCATCGTGACGAGCACGAGCGCGTAGATCGACGTGACGATCACGACACTGCCGATGATCGCCCGCGGGAGGTTGCGGCCAGGCTCCTTGATCTCCTCGGCCACGCTCGTGATCTGGACGAACCCCAGGTAGGAGACGAAGATGATCCCCGTCGTCGTCAGCGTCGGACCGAACCCGGCCGCCGGCGGGAGGTTCGCGGGGTCGGCGCGGAGTGCCCCCACCACCGTGAACACGGCTAGGATCGCGACGAGGATCAGCACGATGACGTTCTGGAGCTTGCCCGTCTCCTTGGCGCCGACGTAGTTGACGAACACGAAGAAGGCGCCGCCGGCGAGCGCCACCGCCTGCACGCTCAGTGGGAACGAGAGTGTCACGCCGAGGCCGGCCAGCGTGACCTGCTCGCCGACGATGGCGACGATGTACTCTCCGAACCCGACCATGTAGAAGGCGGACGCGAACGCGAGCCCGAGCCAGTTGGCCCAGCCGGCGATCGAGCCGAACAACGGTCCGAGCGCCCGGTTGACGTAGAAGTACGCCCCGCCGGAGCGGGGCATCGCCGTCCCCAGCTCCGAGGCGGAGAAGGCTGTCAGCAGCGCGATGCTACCCCCGAGCACGAACGAGGCGATGGCCATCACGCCCGCCTCCCGGATCGCCGTCCCCGGCAGGACGAAGATCCCGGCCCCGATCATCGTCCCGATTCCGATGGTCAGGGCCGCCAGCGGCCCGAGGTCCTTCGCCAGCTCCTCGTCGCCGCTGCTCATCCGTCACCTCCGCCGTCCGTGTCGGACGCAGCCGTCTCGCTGTCGTCGTCCGCTGGGTCGTCACCGCCGTCCCCGTCCGTCGAGTCGTCGTCGGGGGTCCGCGGGAGCGCGACGACGGGGACGGTCCCCTCGGTCACGAGCCGGAGCGACTGGTCGCCGGTGAGGAACTGTAGGATTCGGTTGCCTCCGCGCGACCGGTAGGCGACGGCGGACGCGTCCACCTCGGCGGCGGTGTCGAAGATCGCGTCTACCACGTCCGTCGCGTAGGTGACGTGGTCGTCGGCGTCCGGAAACACCCGACGAACGGCCGCGAACGCCTCCTCGGCCAGTTGTTCGGACTGTTCGACGGGGGTCTTGTCCGGCACGCCGCCGGCCTTCTCCACGACGTGGAGCG belongs to Halobaculum sp. MBLA0143 and includes:
- a CDS encoding amino acid permease; translated protein: MSSGDEELAKDLGPLAALTIGIGTMIGAGIFVLPGTAIREAGVMAIASFVLGGSIALLTAFSASELGTAMPRSGGAYFYVNRALGPLFGSIAGWANWLGLAFASAFYMVGFGEYIVAIVGEQVTLAGLGVTLSFPLSVQAVALAGGAFFVFVNYVGAKETGKLQNVIVLILVAILAVFTVVGALRADPANLPPAAGFGPTLTTTGIIFVSYLGFVQITSVAEEIKEPGRNLPRAIIGSVVIVTSIYALVLVTMAAAVEQGFIAQQEMAGNITVVEVARRLLGPVGAVAMLAGGLLATASSANASILASSRINFAMGRDEILSPEINRVHPRFGTPYRAIGITGALILLFILLGEVNQLASLGSFLHLVIYGLLNVALIVMREAEVPEYEPEYTVPLYPAVPVLGTLLSFALIAYISPTIRLLGGGLVVAAVLWYVLYARSRTTAEGVLSEYILEREDDLPDPVVSAATTVQPDGGQYRVMVPLSNPETETDLVTFAAAAARQGGGTVDAVHVITVPDQTSLQYAKDHLEEFEEDYHEVLDQAHADAETFGVGIDTHTVVSHRGYEEIFDAANTHEADLVVMGWDPTVRDSGRLESRVSELGSGLPCDFLALRDRGFDPEHVLLPTAGGPESDLSAELASILRSEYDAEITLLHVTDDEDRGVEFLDDWAREHGLTDVNLRVETGDTEAAIQRAAANCSMVILGATERGLVSRLVGDSTVDVASKLDCSVVLAERPTDRSLRDRLFG
- a CDS encoding PLP-dependent cysteine synthase family protein, encoding MDDSVLETIGSPLVRVSGPDGGTVAAKLESRNPGGSAKDRPASAMVAAAEDAGELEPGDELVEPSSGNTGVGIAVAAAAKGYDATIVMPASKSPERRRLLRAYGATVELVDGDITAARERADELVAQGMVQLSQFDNPANPGAHYETTGPEILDQLDGRTPDALVCGVGTGGTITGVGRRLRETFPDVDVVAVEPEANAVLSGDDPGEDAFQGMGPGFVSPNLDTDLLDGVLRVDLADAETECRRLAREEGILVGQSSGASNLAARRVARAFVDGEPPGYRPVAVDGWEPRPDAGTAGPDPLVLTVYWDSGERYMSTGLFDANDG